The following proteins come from a genomic window of Oricola thermophila:
- a CDS encoding energy-coupling factor ABC transporter permease: protein MHIEPGVVDGAKIVLSYATAAASFGLAGKMALDTIRNDGGIVSLAARSVATTALVFGFFEILPHYPVGVSEVHFILGSTLFLIFGAGPAALGLALGLLAQGLFFAPFDLPQYGINVTTLLVPLYAMSLLAKRIIPAKTAYKDVKYTQALALSTSYQTGIVAWVAFWAFYGHGFAAENLAQVASFGAAYMSVIILEPIVDLAVLTIPKNADRLTDNLIFQNRLHRAAA, encoded by the coding sequence ATGCATATCGAACCCGGCGTCGTCGACGGCGCCAAGATCGTCCTCAGCTACGCGACCGCAGCCGCTTCCTTCGGGCTTGCAGGCAAGATGGCACTCGACACCATCCGCAATGACGGTGGCATCGTTTCGCTTGCCGCGCGCAGCGTCGCGACGACCGCGCTCGTCTTCGGCTTCTTCGAGATCCTGCCGCATTATCCGGTCGGCGTCTCGGAGGTGCATTTCATCCTCGGCTCGACGCTGTTCCTGATCTTCGGAGCGGGCCCCGCCGCGCTGGGTCTTGCGCTCGGCCTGCTGGCGCAGGGGCTGTTCTTCGCCCCGTTCGATCTGCCGCAATACGGAATCAACGTCACGACGCTGCTGGTACCGCTCTACGCGATGAGCCTGCTGGCGAAACGGATCATCCCCGCGAAGACGGCCTACAAGGACGTGAAATACACGCAGGCACTGGCGCTCTCGACGTCCTACCAGACGGGAATCGTCGCCTGGGTCGCGTTCTGGGCGTTCTACGGCCACGGCTTCGCCGCGGAAAACCTGGCGCAGGTCGCCTCCTTCGGCGCCGCCTACATGAGCGTCATCATTCTCGAGCCGATCGTCGATCTCGCGGTTCTGACAATCCCCAAGAATGCCGACCGCCTCACCGACAACCTGATATTCCAGAACAGGCTGCACCGCGCCGCCGCCTGA
- a CDS encoding DUF2339 domain-containing protein, protein MEAVVVIAVLVVLVVMTGISRRIGKLEAETKALRAALVRAGVDMGPAPSGPPAASPPPVGPKASDRASAGRTPTPDAEPVAMRASGESDRKSTPATPPPLPSAKQKRRSAADFEKLVGASWSVILGGIAIALGALFLVRYSIEAGLLGPGARIAAGTLFSAALFAAGEWLRRRDRELDLPVFHKADVPGILTGAGAIGAFGTLYAAHALYHFVGPGVAFLGLTVIGIASLLLSSIHGPKLAAIGLLGAYGAPSLVSSGDPNPVALALHTLVVTASVMAVSRIRDWLWLAVGGVVGGCLWAFLIAAVDDPAVPWAGAILLACLAALFAATFGWEKSERPVPLQDRPWDRPGVVSFVLIALVYAEHCLVNAGFPALPAGLAVGAIIVVAAGIWPALSVASGAASLVVLAGAAAIDLPLVHYPGLILDGEGGDAFMPADIGAYVGAIAFLAVPVAALAMGAARRAAATAPRMAGNLAVAGSVIAVFTPVIAYLRISPFETDLLFGTASIAIALLLVLLAELFTRARPGDWSAPAPAAFAVAAIALLSFGLGVSLSATWMPFGFALTAAGIAWVYRARPLAALPYLAIAASLLAALGLWASAPFPGEAIGTTPFLNRLVVIVGLPAAAVLLGGEILRRAGAARTGSIVTAIGLALLAFFVGLELRHWINGGDIIGGHFRLADMAVQTIAALGFSIGLQRVARFTRARVFDLASLVAGGFGAAMSALGLLLVFNPLLTGDSVGEGAVLNMLLPAYLVTAVLAAVVALLARPVRPRWYTLSYALLAGLLAFAYFTLMTRHAFQGERIGLFRSTSDMEFWTYSAVWLVLGAVVLAAGLGLRSLPLRVASAVVIALTVCKVFLLDMTALAGALRAFSFMGLGISLLAIGRFYQRILVRTGNAEPQ, encoded by the coding sequence ATGGAAGCGGTAGTCGTGATTGCCGTCTTGGTTGTGCTGGTCGTCATGACGGGCATTTCCCGCAGAATCGGCAAGCTGGAAGCCGAGACGAAGGCGTTGCGGGCGGCCCTCGTGCGGGCGGGAGTGGACATGGGGCCGGCTCCGTCCGGCCCGCCGGCTGCGTCGCCGCCGCCGGTCGGCCCGAAAGCTTCTGACCGGGCATCCGCCGGCAGGACGCCGACGCCGGATGCCGAGCCGGTTGCAATGCGCGCGTCGGGCGAATCCGACCGGAAGTCGACGCCCGCAACGCCGCCGCCATTGCCGTCCGCGAAACAGAAACGCCGCAGCGCGGCCGATTTCGAGAAGCTCGTTGGCGCCAGCTGGTCCGTCATCCTCGGCGGCATAGCCATCGCGTTGGGCGCGTTGTTCCTCGTCCGTTACTCGATAGAGGCGGGCCTGCTCGGTCCCGGTGCCCGTATCGCGGCAGGCACGTTGTTCTCGGCGGCCCTGTTCGCCGCGGGCGAATGGCTGCGTCGGCGCGACCGCGAGCTCGATCTTCCGGTGTTTCACAAGGCGGACGTTCCCGGCATCCTGACCGGGGCAGGAGCGATCGGCGCCTTCGGCACGCTCTATGCCGCCCATGCGCTCTACCATTTCGTCGGTCCCGGTGTGGCCTTCCTTGGCCTGACGGTCATCGGCATTGCCAGCCTTCTCCTGTCCTCGATACACGGGCCGAAACTGGCCGCGATAGGCCTGCTCGGTGCTTACGGCGCGCCGTCCCTGGTTTCCTCCGGCGATCCGAACCCGGTCGCGCTGGCGCTGCACACGCTCGTCGTGACTGCATCGGTGATGGCGGTTTCGCGCATACGCGACTGGTTGTGGTTGGCGGTTGGCGGTGTTGTCGGCGGCTGTCTCTGGGCTTTCCTCATTGCCGCGGTGGATGATCCGGCGGTGCCGTGGGCGGGCGCGATCCTGCTGGCGTGCCTCGCCGCGTTATTCGCGGCGACATTCGGCTGGGAAAAGTCCGAGCGGCCCGTTCCGCTGCAGGACAGGCCCTGGGACCGGCCGGGCGTGGTTTCCTTCGTGCTGATCGCGCTCGTCTATGCGGAGCATTGCCTCGTGAATGCCGGTTTCCCGGCATTGCCCGCCGGCCTGGCGGTCGGCGCGATCATCGTGGTTGCTGCCGGTATCTGGCCGGCACTGTCCGTCGCCTCGGGCGCGGCGTCCCTCGTCGTGCTCGCCGGAGCCGCCGCAATCGACCTGCCGCTGGTTCATTATCCGGGGTTGATCCTCGACGGCGAGGGCGGCGATGCGTTCATGCCCGCCGATATCGGCGCCTATGTCGGCGCGATCGCCTTCCTCGCGGTGCCGGTTGCTGCACTCGCCATGGGTGCCGCGCGCCGTGCCGCGGCAACGGCGCCGCGCATGGCCGGAAACCTGGCCGTCGCAGGGTCCGTGATCGCGGTATTCACCCCGGTCATCGCCTATCTGCGCATTTCGCCCTTCGAGACCGACCTGCTGTTCGGCACGGCCTCGATAGCCATCGCGCTGTTGCTCGTGCTGCTGGCCGAACTGTTCACGCGGGCGAGGCCGGGCGACTGGTCGGCGCCCGCGCCGGCCGCATTCGCGGTCGCCGCGATCGCCTTGCTTTCGTTCGGCCTGGGAGTCTCCCTGTCCGCCACCTGGATGCCTTTCGGCTTTGCACTGACCGCCGCGGGCATTGCGTGGGTTTATCGCGCGCGGCCGCTGGCGGCCTTGCCGTATCTTGCCATTGCGGCAAGCCTGCTCGCCGCGCTCGGGCTGTGGGCGAGTGCTCCGTTCCCCGGCGAGGCGATAGGCACGACGCCGTTCCTCAACCGGCTGGTCGTCATCGTCGGCTTGCCCGCCGCGGCGGTGCTGCTCGGCGGCGAGATACTGCGTCGTGCCGGCGCGGCGCGAACCGGCTCCATCGTCACCGCGATCGGCCTGGCGCTTCTGGCCTTCTTCGTCGGGCTGGAACTGCGTCACTGGATCAATGGCGGCGACATCATCGGCGGGCACTTCCGGCTGGCCGACATGGCGGTGCAGACGATTGCCGCCCTGGGCTTTTCCATCGGGCTGCAGCGCGTTGCGCGCTTCACCCGGGCGAGGGTCTTCGACCTGGCGTCGCTGGTTGCCGGCGGTTTCGGTGCCGCGATGTCCGCGCTCGGCCTGCTGCTCGTGTTCAACCCCTTGCTGACGGGCGACAGCGTCGGCGAGGGAGCGGTGCTCAACATGCTTCTGCCGGCCTACCTTGTGACGGCAGTGCTTGCCGCCGTGGTCGCGCTGCTGGCGCGGCCTGTGCGACCGAGATGGTACACGCTTTCCTATGCGCTTCTTGCCGGGCTGCTGGCCTTCGCCTACTTCACCCTGATGACGCGCCATGCCTTCCAGGGCGAGCGCATCGGCCTCTTCAGGAGTACGTCCGACATGGAGTTCTGGACCTACTCGGCCGTGTGGCTGGTTCTGGGCGCCGTCGTCCTTGCCGCCGGGCTTGGCCTGAGGTCGCTGCCCCTGCGTGTAGCATCCGCGGTCGTGATCGCGCTCACCGTCTGCAAGGTGTTTCTCCTCGACATGACCGCGCTGGCCGGCGCGTTGCGTGCATTCTCCTTCATGGGGCTCGGTATCTCGCTGCTGGCGATCGGCCGGTTCTACCAGCGCATTCTGGTTCGCACCGGCAACGCGGAACCGCAATGA
- a CDS encoding MFS transporter produces MTTTDRSPSRSDFPWLIIASGCVIAALTFGPRSAMGFFQLPMLADTGWSRSDFGLAMAIQNLMWGLGQPLFGALADRKGTWRVLALSAALYAAGLLLMAMPQSVWFLHLGGGLLVGLGIAAGSFGIILSAFARNVTPEQRSFAFGMGTAAGSAGMFLFAPFSQILIDALGWQDSLLIMSAMMLVIPVLAVPLRGNSQSGTQKQTDIDQSIGAALREAFGHHSYLLLTAGFFVCGFQVAFITAHFPAYIGDIGIDARFAVMGIALIGFFNIIGSLASGVIGQKYSKPIFLALIYIGRSVAVTAFLLLPQTGTSVIVFSAVMGLLWLSTVPPTNALVAIMFGTRYLGMLGGIVFLSHQVGSFLGVWLGGYLYDIFGTYDPVWWLGVALGLFAAVVHWPIREKPVARPALSAAE; encoded by the coding sequence ATGACCACCACAGACCGTTCCCCCTCGCGAAGCGACTTTCCCTGGCTCATCATCGCCAGCGGCTGCGTGATCGCGGCGCTCACCTTCGGGCCGCGCTCGGCAATGGGCTTCTTCCAGCTACCCATGCTGGCCGATACCGGCTGGTCGCGCTCGGACTTCGGGCTTGCCATGGCGATCCAGAACCTGATGTGGGGCCTCGGCCAGCCGCTTTTCGGCGCGCTGGCGGACCGCAAGGGCACCTGGCGGGTGCTGGCGCTTTCCGCGGCTCTCTATGCCGCCGGGCTGCTGCTGATGGCCATGCCGCAGAGCGTGTGGTTCCTGCACCTTGGCGGCGGGCTGCTCGTCGGCCTCGGCATCGCTGCCGGTTCCTTCGGCATCATCCTGTCCGCCTTCGCCCGAAACGTGACGCCGGAGCAGCGTTCCTTCGCCTTCGGCATGGGAACGGCGGCCGGATCTGCCGGCATGTTCCTGTTCGCGCCCTTCAGCCAGATACTGATCGATGCGCTGGGCTGGCAGGACTCGCTGCTGATCATGTCGGCGATGATGCTCGTCATCCCGGTGCTGGCGGTGCCGCTGCGTGGCAACTCGCAGTCCGGCACGCAGAAGCAGACCGACATCGACCAGTCGATCGGCGCCGCGCTGCGCGAGGCCTTCGGCCATCACAGCTACCTGCTGCTGACCGCCGGATTCTTCGTCTGCGGCTTCCAGGTCGCCTTCATCACCGCGCATTTTCCCGCCTATATCGGCGACATCGGCATCGACGCGCGCTTTGCGGTCATGGGCATCGCCCTGATCGGCTTCTTCAACATCATCGGATCGCTCGCCTCCGGCGTGATCGGGCAGAAATACTCGAAGCCGATCTTCCTGGCGCTGATCTATATCGGCCGGTCCGTCGCCGTGACGGCCTTCCTGCTGCTGCCGCAGACGGGAACCAGCGTGATCGTGTTTTCCGCCGTCATGGGGCTTCTCTGGCTGTCGACGGTCCCGCCGACCAATGCCCTCGTCGCCATCATGTTCGGTACGCGCTATCTCGGCATGCTCGGCGGCATCGTGTTCCTGTCGCACCAGGTCGGCTCGTTCCTGGGCGTCTGGCTCGGCGGCTACCTGTACGACATCTTCGGCACCTACGACCCTGTCTGGTGGCTCGGCGTCGCGCTCGGCCTGTTCGCCGCCGTCGTGCACTGGCCGATTCGGGAGAAGCCCGTCGCCCGGCCGGCGCTGAGCGCGGCTGAATAG
- a CDS encoding PaaI family thioesterase, with protein MTRSESESYRDRDASGGFGSVPPEAIGSLGGLEMLRKVVSGELPAPPISKTLSFRIVEVEEGRAVFKGMPKAEHLNLIGTVHGGWTATIMDSALACAVQTLLKKGEAVATTEFKVNLIRPITPETGEVTCEATVVSRGRTTGVSECRVIDGLGRVMAFGTETCAIFAVPAQE; from the coding sequence ATGACCAGGTCCGAAAGCGAGTCATATCGGGATCGCGACGCATCGGGAGGCTTCGGCTCGGTCCCGCCGGAGGCGATCGGATCGCTGGGCGGACTGGAGATGCTGCGCAAGGTCGTTTCCGGCGAGTTGCCGGCACCGCCAATCTCGAAAACGCTGTCCTTCCGGATCGTCGAGGTCGAGGAGGGCAGGGCGGTCTTCAAGGGAATGCCGAAGGCGGAACATCTCAACCTGATCGGCACGGTCCATGGCGGCTGGACCGCGACGATCATGGACTCCGCGCTCGCCTGCGCGGTCCAGACTTTGCTGAAGAAGGGCGAAGCCGTTGCCACGACCGAGTTCAAGGTGAACCTGATCCGTCCGATAACGCCGGAAACCGGCGAGGTCACCTGCGAGGCAACGGTCGTCAGCCGGGGCCGCACCACCGGCGTGTCCGAATGCCGCGTTATCGACGGACTCGGCCGCGTCATGGCCTTCGGCACCGAGACCTGTGCGATCTTCGCGGTGCCGGCGCAGGAATAG
- the recO gene encoding DNA repair protein RecO, which yields MEWQDRGIIIGTRRHGETSLILEVMTEQRGRHLGLVRGGRSRRQQPVLQPGNAVELTWRARLEEHLGTFQVEPLALSAARLMEQPSGIHGIQLLAGHLRLLPERDRHTELFRALEVMIEHLCEPEIAGPLMVRFELRLLEELGFGLDLSSCAGTGSREDLVYVSPKSGRAVSRAAGEPWKDRLLALPAFLSGRSPAAPDAEAMAAAFELTGHFLRRHVYEPRGMAEPAARTGFAAAVGRAIAQKGEDRT from the coding sequence ATGGAATGGCAGGACCGCGGCATCATTATCGGCACGCGCAGGCACGGCGAGACGAGCCTGATCCTCGAAGTGATGACGGAACAGCGCGGCAGGCATCTCGGCCTGGTGCGTGGCGGCCGTTCGCGCCGCCAGCAGCCCGTGCTGCAACCGGGCAACGCGGTGGAACTCACCTGGCGCGCCCGGCTGGAAGAGCATCTGGGCACCTTCCAGGTCGAGCCGCTTGCGCTGTCGGCGGCGCGGCTGATGGAGCAGCCTTCCGGAATTCACGGCATCCAGCTTCTCGCCGGCCATCTGCGCCTGTTGCCCGAACGCGACCGCCACACGGAACTGTTCCGCGCGCTGGAAGTGATGATCGAACACCTGTGCGAGCCGGAGATCGCCGGTCCGCTCATGGTGCGCTTCGAGTTGCGGCTGCTCGAGGAACTGGGGTTCGGCCTCGATCTTTCATCCTGCGCGGGAACCGGTTCCCGGGAGGACCTGGTCTATGTGTCGCCGAAAAGCGGCCGCGCGGTGAGCCGTGCCGCCGGCGAGCCGTGGAAGGACAGGCTGCTGGCGCTGCCCGCATTCCTCTCGGGCCGGTCGCCGGCCGCGCCCGACGCGGAGGCGATGGCGGCGGCCTTCGAACTGACGGGCCATTTCCTGCGCCGTCACGTCTACGAGCCGCGCGGCATGGCGGAGCCGGCCGCGCGAACCGGCTTCGCCGCCGCGGTCGGGCGGGCCATCGCACAAAAGGGGGAAGACCGGACATGA
- the era gene encoding GTPase Era: MTDEPNAEPTRSSFVALIGTPNAGKSTLVNQLVGAKVSIVTHKVQTTRALVRGIATVGRTQIVFTDTPGVFAPKRRLDRAMVTTAWSGARDADIVLVLIDARKGIRDDEERILEMLPSFTQPKWLVLNKVDTIDPPKLLELAKTLNDRVEFAETFMISALTGSGCDDLLNRLSEASPEGPWYYPEDQISDLPMRQLAAEITREKLYLRLHQELPYSSTVETEKWEDRKDGSVRIEQVIYVERDSQKKIVLGHKGETIKAIGQASRKEIAGILEQPVHLFLFVKVRENWGDDPERYREMGLDFSAD; the protein is encoded by the coding sequence ATGACTGACGAACCGAACGCGGAGCCGACCCGCTCCAGCTTCGTTGCCCTGATAGGCACGCCGAATGCGGGGAAGTCGACCCTGGTCAATCAGCTGGTCGGTGCCAAGGTTTCCATTGTCACCCACAAGGTGCAGACGACGCGTGCGCTGGTGCGCGGCATAGCCACGGTTGGCCGCACCCAGATCGTGTTCACCGACACGCCCGGCGTGTTCGCCCCGAAACGCCGTCTCGACCGCGCGATGGTGACGACTGCATGGTCGGGCGCCCGCGACGCCGATATCGTGCTTGTGCTGATCGACGCCCGCAAGGGCATCCGCGACGACGAGGAACGCATCCTCGAGATGCTTCCATCCTTCACCCAGCCCAAGTGGCTGGTGCTCAACAAGGTCGATACCATAGATCCGCCGAAGCTTCTGGAGCTGGCCAAGACGCTGAACGACCGCGTCGAGTTCGCCGAGACGTTCATGATCTCCGCCCTGACCGGTTCCGGCTGCGACGATCTTCTGAACCGCCTGTCGGAAGCGTCGCCCGAGGGCCCCTGGTACTATCCAGAGGACCAGATTTCCGACCTGCCGATGCGCCAGCTGGCCGCCGAGATCACGCGCGAGAAGCTCTATCTGCGCCTGCACCAGGAATTGCCCTATTCCTCCACCGTCGAGACGGAGAAATGGGAGGATAGGAAGGACGGTTCGGTGCGCATCGAGCAGGTGATCTATGTCGAGCGCGACAGCCAGAAGAAGATCGTGCTCGGCCACAAGGGCGAGACGATCAAGGCGATCGGCCAGGCCTCGCGCAAGGAGATCGCCGGGATACTGGAGCAGCCCGTTCATCTCTTCCTGTTCGTGAAGGTGCGCGAGAACTGGGGCGACGACCCGGAACGATATCGCGAGATGGGGCTGGACTTTTCCGCCGACTGA
- the rnc gene encoding ribonuclease III, whose protein sequence is MTRQKTREMISPEALKRLEQATGHRFSDHDRLARALTHASARTKDGRDYERLEFLGDRVLGLCVAEMLFEQFSAANEGELSVRLNQLVNADALAEVADELALSDFIRTGTDVKQLRRTHQKNLHADVVESLIAAIYLEGGLDAVRPFIRRYWGGRATTATAARRDAKTELQEWAHREYGVAPSYEVISRVGPDHDPMFTVSVSVGKLEPEVAEGRSKRIAEQAAAGRMLVREKVRDDD, encoded by the coding sequence ATGACCCGGCAGAAGACGCGCGAGATGATATCGCCGGAAGCCCTGAAGAGGCTGGAACAGGCAACCGGACACCGCTTCAGCGACCATGACCGCCTTGCCCGCGCGCTGACCCATGCAAGCGCGCGCACGAAGGACGGACGCGACTACGAGCGGCTGGAGTTTCTCGGTGATCGCGTCCTCGGTCTCTGTGTCGCCGAGATGCTGTTCGAGCAGTTTTCCGCGGCGAACGAGGGCGAGCTGTCGGTGCGCCTGAACCAGCTCGTCAATGCCGATGCACTGGCCGAAGTGGCCGACGAGCTTGCATTGTCGGACTTCATCCGCACGGGCACGGACGTGAAGCAGTTGCGCAGGACCCACCAGAAGAACCTGCACGCCGATGTCGTGGAGTCGCTGATTGCCGCGATCTATCTGGAGGGTGGCCTCGACGCCGTGCGTCCGTTCATTCGCCGCTACTGGGGCGGCCGCGCGACAACGGCCACGGCGGCGCGCAGGGATGCCAAGACCGAATTGCAGGAATGGGCCCATCGCGAATACGGCGTCGCGCCGTCCTACGAGGTGATTTCGCGCGTGGGCCCCGATCACGACCCGATGTTCACCGTGTCCGTCAGCGTCGGCAAGCTTGAGCCGGAAGTTGCCGAGGGCCGGTCCAAGCGGATCGCCGAACAAGCCGCAGCCGGCCGCATGCTGGTGCGTGAAAAGGTAAGAGACGATGACTGA
- the lepB gene encoding signal peptidase I, whose product MSDKIEKKQSTFSETVSVVIQALILALIIRTLLFQPFSIPSGSMRPTLLEGDYLFVSKFSYGYSRHSLPFSPNIFSGRIWADEPERGDVAVFKHPVSNVDYIKRVIGLPGDRIQMKDGVLFINGEPVKRELVGQIDDPDVTEQFGPVDVYRETLPNGVSYNTLDLSPNSSADNTREFAVPDGHYFMMGDNRDNSNDSRFGVGYVPLENFVGRADIIFFSIAGGASPLEIWRWPSELRLERFFKSASK is encoded by the coding sequence GTGTCCGACAAGATCGAAAAGAAACAAAGCACATTTTCCGAGACGGTCTCGGTCGTCATCCAGGCGCTGATCCTCGCGCTGATCATCCGCACACTCCTGTTCCAGCCGTTTTCCATCCCGTCGGGCTCCATGCGCCCGACGCTTCTGGAGGGCGACTACCTGTTCGTCTCGAAGTTTTCTTACGGCTATTCGCGCCATTCGCTCCCGTTCTCGCCCAACATCTTTTCGGGACGCATCTGGGCAGACGAGCCCGAACGCGGCGATGTCGCTGTGTTCAAGCATCCGGTCTCCAATGTCGACTACATCAAGCGCGTCATCGGCCTGCCGGGCGACCGGATCCAGATGAAGGACGGCGTGCTCTTCATCAACGGCGAGCCGGTGAAGCGCGAACTCGTCGGCCAGATCGACGATCCCGACGTGACCGAGCAGTTCGGCCCTGTCGATGTCTACCGCGAGACGCTGCCCAACGGGGTCAGCTACAACACGCTCGACCTGTCGCCCAATTCGAGCGCCGACAACACGCGCGAGTTCGCCGTCCCCGATGGGCACTATTTCATGATGGGCGATAACCGCGACAATTCCAACGACAGCCGCTTCGGTGTCGGCTACGTGCCGCTGGAGAATTTCGTCGGTCGCGCCGATATCATCTTCTTCTCCATCGCCGGCGGGGCCTCGCCGCTCGAGATCTGGCGCTGGCCGTCCGAGCTTCGGCTGGAGCGTTTCTTCAAATCCGCATCCAAATGA
- the acpS gene encoding holo-ACP synthase, whose product MIVGLGSDLIDIRRVERSLERFGERFIRRIFTDIEREKSERRQARAASYAKRFAAKEACAKALGTGMARGVFWRDLGVVNLPGGKPTMRLTGGAAKRLDELVPAGHRPFIHLTITDDMPLAQAFVIIEALPDRGGEFPR is encoded by the coding sequence GTGATCGTGGGACTGGGGAGCGATCTCATTGACATAAGGCGGGTCGAACGGTCGCTGGAACGTTTCGGGGAACGCTTCATCCGGCGCATTTTCACCGACATCGAACGCGAGAAGTCGGAACGGAGGCAGGCCCGTGCCGCGTCCTACGCCAAGCGTTTCGCCGCCAAGGAGGCGTGTGCCAAGGCCCTCGGCACCGGCATGGCGAGGGGCGTGTTCTGGCGCGACCTGGGCGTGGTCAACCTTCCCGGCGGCAAGCCGACGATGCGGCTGACCGGAGGCGCGGCAAAGCGCCTTGACGAACTGGTGCCGGCGGGCCACCGGCCGTTCATTCATCTCACCATCACCGACGACATGCCTCTTGCGCAGGCATTCGTCATCATCGAAGCATTGCCGGACCGGGGCGGCGAATTCCCGCGATGA
- a CDS encoding DUF2062 domain-containing protein has protein sequence MIFARRNQESWHQRLRVFFLPRRNYSRSFRYYWKRMLRIKATPHAIAAGVAAGAFASFTPFMGLHFILAFVLAWLLAGNMIAAAFGTAIGNPITFPAIWAATHGAGSAILGATVPGGGDPAPVRLGSMLSHGEISALWEPILKPMLVGGIPLGLVVALVLYLLTRFAVAAFQRRRQMHFETRRPATQNPEIGL, from the coding sequence ATGATCTTTGCACGTAGGAACCAAGAGAGCTGGCATCAGCGATTGCGGGTCTTCTTCCTGCCGCGCCGCAATTACTCGCGTTCCTTCCGCTACTACTGGAAGCGCATGTTGCGCATCAAGGCGACTCCGCACGCCATTGCCGCCGGCGTTGCCGCAGGGGCATTCGCGTCGTTTACGCCCTTCATGGGGCTGCATTTCATTCTTGCCTTCGTGCTCGCCTGGCTGCTGGCGGGCAACATGATCGCTGCCGCATTCGGAACTGCGATAGGCAATCCCATCACGTTTCCCGCGATCTGGGCAGCGACGCATGGCGCAGGTTCCGCAATTCTCGGCGCCACGGTTCCCGGCGGGGGCGATCCGGCGCCGGTCCGGCTGGGCTCCATGCTCAGCCATGGCGAGATCTCTGCACTCTGGGAGCCGATCCTGAAACCGATGCTCGTCGGCGGCATTCCGCTGGGCCTCGTTGTTGCCCTGGTTCTCTACCTGCTGACGCGTTTCGCGGTTGCCGCGTTCCAGCGTCGCCGCCAGATGCATTTCGAGACCCGCAGACCGGCCACCCAGAATCCGGAGATCGGCCTGTGA
- the pyrE gene encoding orotate phosphoribosyltransferase produces MTTQEVLEVFESAGAVLHGHFILTSGLRSPVFLQKARVFMHPEKTEVLCKALAEKIRASVQGPVDYVVGPAVGGIIPAYETSRHLGVPAIWVEREEGVFRLRRFEIEEGARVVIIEDIVTTGLSIRETVESLKALGANVLAAGCLIDRSAGKAEVGVPLVSLAEYEVPAYSVDKIPPELAAIPAVKPGSRSL; encoded by the coding sequence ATGACAACGCAGGAAGTCCTCGAGGTGTTCGAGAGTGCCGGGGCGGTGCTCCACGGGCATTTCATACTGACGTCCGGCCTGCGCAGCCCGGTGTTCCTGCAGAAGGCACGGGTGTTCATGCATCCGGAAAAGACGGAAGTGCTCTGCAAGGCGCTCGCGGAGAAGATCCGCGCCAGCGTGCAGGGGCCCGTCGACTATGTGGTCGGCCCGGCGGTCGGGGGAATCATCCCCGCCTACGAGACATCGCGTCACCTGGGAGTTCCGGCGATCTGGGTCGAGCGCGAGGAGGGCGTGTTCAGGCTGCGCCGCTTCGAGATCGAAGAGGGTGCCCGCGTGGTCATCATCGAGGACATCGTCACCACGGGCCTGTCGATTCGGGAGACTGTCGAAAGCCTCAAGGCGTTGGGCGCGAACGTGCTTGCCGCCGGCTGCCTGATCGACCGTTCCGCCGGCAAGGCGGAAGTCGGCGTGCCGCTCGTTTCGCTGGCGGAGTACGAGGTGCCGGCCTATTCGGTGGACAAAATACCGCCGGAATTGGCCGCCATACCGGCAGTCAAGCCGGGAAGCCGCAGTCTTTGA